The following are encoded in a window of Flavobacterium psychrotrophum genomic DNA:
- a CDS encoding amidophosphoribosyltransferase, protein MSDAIKHECGIALLRLLKPLEYYKEKYGTAFYGIQKMYLMMEKQHNRGQDGAGFASIKMDVKPGQRYISRVRSNQQQPIQDVFAQINERINEELTNHPEYADDVQAQKDMIPYIGEVYLGHVRYGTFGKNSIESVHPFLRQNNWMHRNLIVAGNFNLTNVQELFNSLVELGQHPKELADTVTVMEKIGHFLDDEVSELYQVCKNEGYTKQEASAVISERLNIARILKRASKQWDGGYAMAGMFGHGDSFVFRDPAGIRPAYYYQDDEIAIVASERPVIQTVFNVAFDDVKELDPGHAIIIKKNGTVSVTEIIPPTVKKACSFERIYFSRGSDAEIYEERKKLGHLVLPDVLKAIDNDTDNSVFSYIPNTAETSFYGMVEAAQDFLNQRKNNEILEKRNTLNEETLKELLSVKIRTEKIAIKDAKLRTFITEDSSRDDLVAHVYDVTYGVIKPEDNLVIIDDSIVRGTTLKKSIIKMMDRLNPKRIVVVSSAPQIRYPDCYGIDMAKLEGLVAFQATLALLKERGLDHIIDDVYKKSKAQEGLPDNDVVNYVTEFYAPFTDQEISDKIAQILTTEDIKAEVKIIFQTVENLHIACPKNLGDWYFTGDYPTPGGNRVVNRAFINFYEGNDARAY, encoded by the coding sequence ATGAGCGATGCTATTAAACATGAATGCGGTATTGCACTACTCAGGCTTTTAAAACCCCTGGAATATTATAAAGAAAAATACGGCACTGCTTTTTACGGGATACAAAAAATGTACCTGATGATGGAAAAGCAGCACAACCGCGGGCAGGATGGCGCCGGTTTTGCCAGTATTAAAATGGACGTAAAACCCGGGCAGCGCTACATAAGCCGCGTACGCAGCAACCAGCAGCAGCCCATTCAGGATGTTTTTGCCCAGATAAACGAACGCATAAACGAGGAGCTTACAAACCATCCCGAATATGCCGATGATGTACAGGCACAAAAAGACATGATACCGTACATTGGCGAAGTGTACTTGGGCCACGTGCGTTACGGTACATTTGGAAAAAACAGTATAGAGAGCGTTCACCCGTTCCTGCGCCAGAATAACTGGATGCACCGCAACCTTATTGTAGCCGGTAACTTTAACCTGACTAATGTACAGGAGCTTTTTAACAGCCTTGTAGAGCTTGGCCAGCACCCTAAAGAACTTGCCGACACCGTTACGGTAATGGAAAAAATAGGCCATTTTCTTGATGATGAAGTGAGCGAGCTGTACCAGGTTTGCAAAAACGAAGGCTACACAAAGCAAGAAGCTTCTGCCGTAATATCAGAAAGGCTTAACATTGCCCGTATTTTAAAACGTGCCTCTAAGCAATGGGACGGCGGTTATGCCATGGCAGGTATGTTTGGTCACGGCGACTCATTCGTTTTCCGCGACCCGGCAGGTATTCGTCCTGCATACTATTACCAGGATGACGAAATTGCCATTGTAGCATCTGAAAGGCCGGTGATACAAACGGTATTTAATGTAGCGTTTGACGATGTTAAAGAGCTTGACCCCGGTCATGCCATCATTATCAAAAAGAACGGTACAGTATCGGTTACAGAGATTATTCCCCCTACGGTTAAGAAAGCATGTTCGTTTGAGCGTATTTACTTTTCACGCGGTAGCGATGCCGAGATTTATGAAGAGCGCAAAAAACTGGGCCACTTAGTACTACCTGACGTTTTAAAAGCTATCGATAACGATACTGACAATTCGGTTTTCTCATACATTCCTAACACTGCCGAGACTTCTTTCTACGGAATGGTTGAGGCCGCGCAGGACTTTTTGAACCAGCGCAAAAACAATGAGATATTAGAAAAACGCAACACACTTAATGAAGAAACCCTTAAGGAACTACTATCTGTTAAGATACGTACTGAGAAGATAGCCATTAAAGATGCTAAGCTGCGCACCTTTATTACCGAAGACAGCAGTCGCGACGATCTTGTTGCACACGTGTATGACGTTACCTACGGCGTTATTAAGCCAGAGGACAACCTTGTTATTATAGATGACTCTATTGTACGCGGAACAACGCTTAAAAAGAGCATCATTAAGATGATGGACAGGCTAAACCCTAAGCGCATTGTAGTAGTATCCAGCGCACCGCAAATTCGCTATCCTGACTGTTATGGTATAGACATGGCAAAGCTGGAAGGGCTTGTAGCTTTTCAGGCAACATTAGCGCTACTTAAAGAGCGTGGGTTAGATCATATAATTGACGATGTATATAAGAAGAGTAAAGCTCAGGAAGGCCTGCCGGATAATGATGTTGTAAACTACGTTACTGAATTCTATGCACCTTTTACAGATCAGGAGATTTCAGACAAGATTGCACAGATACTTACTACCGAAGATATTAAAGCAGAAGTAAAAATCATCTTCCAGACGGTAGAGAACCTGCACATTGCCTGCCCTAAAAACTTAGGTGACTGGTATTTTACAGGAGACTACCCTACACCGGGAGGAAACCGTGTAGTAAACCGCGCATTTATAAACTTTTACGAAGGAAACGACGCAAGGGCTTATTAA
- a CDS encoding T9SS type B sorting domain-containing protein yields the protein MKNLIAVVLFLIFMKAGAQLAVQNQQPSIGFVKNKGQFYNQNNKANTDVFYLLNAPGMNVQLRKTGFSYDFYETERHIKKVNHVSFLPTEDTVSYTYTTKLHRVDFDFENANPAMILTEHEKSSAYNNYYNMPWKSNGVEMVYNYKKVIYKNLYKGIDLVFSVPDDAAKPVEYNFVVHSNGNINDIKFRVRGAKNTLEGDRIKFNVRFGAFEETIPLSWTESDTGNEALKINYRQICKNVYGFKSENNLKGKKVIIDPVPIRMWGTYFGGYATAFPAYVETDALNNVYVSGSTASTQFVATAGAFQSTYVEGSSSGYVSKLSPDGAQIWGTYYCVVGKSITIDSDLNVIFCGKTSNSYPNLASPGAYQTSKNTYADCYVVKLNSSGLRLWGTYYGGNGNEEAGSVSIVTDSTDNIYFVGSTNSTQYMATAGTFQPRFNGGTDGFIVKFSPFGDRLWGTYFGGSEADGLNTVNISDDDFLYVAGTANSGGLGTPGSYKSDWDGTNEIYIGKFDTSGARLWSTYAGGSGYDYMLRAALHGTHLYLQGRTSSTSNIATPGSYFPYYIVPDNRVDSEFVMSFDTQNQSMAWGTYFNSMITGLAVNQNGEALFCGDASGNSNIATPDAYMPVKGMYSKSFLVKLGSAGERIWGTYYGGDKAEQNCYVAVDTAGDIYMHGITNGSMSGIATPGAHQSGISPVNVGATYIVKFRDCNSFSTLSSNSPVCVGRNINLTAQGGSNYLWTGPDGFTSTQQNPVIPSASALKAGTYSCAISGTAGCDATQTVEIIVGDTAQPVPTLPNLPQLTSDCSITVSQIPTATDGCDGILNAVTIDPLSYTIAGNYIINWNFTDSSGNSVTQPQSIVVTPPNLTIESNVMLYSCAGNPFDLTAAQTLITTQAGVIFAYYDDAAKAQQQIDPITSPTSYTVAGSGQIFVVVTLPNGCKVLSNISLNYNPFPVIPTYVLEKCFGTGGQVYDLSEALLFIDPRNELEVTFYATAADMLNNIPIPDAVHFTTTTATYRLYVKAKNTWGCTATGTIELKAGYATETTLPAYKECEGTDAVTFDLSQQQAAIIATLPAGNYDAGYYNVYADAINGTSNTISPVLNLTLTATTIYYRFKAMGSCPYIFKQELSLIQNSDFVLEPEYGFCAGDSVTITLPDGFYMYKWSNGTIGQTAVFTVPGTYSATVSTLTDGVICESIRYFIINQYNGPNISEVVTADLTAQNNTITVLPYNEDYLYSLDDISYRQENVFTGLEAGLYTVFVKDKGECGKISKMIALLDYPKYFTPNADGKFDYWHVKFAGFNKALITIYDRYGKLITTLKQNDRGWDGTYNGYALPATDYWFMLQQEGKPDFKGHFSLIR from the coding sequence ATGAAAAATCTTATTGCAGTAGTTTTATTTTTAATTTTTATGAAAGCAGGTGCGCAGCTTGCAGTGCAAAATCAGCAGCCCTCAATAGGTTTTGTTAAAAATAAAGGTCAGTTTTATAACCAGAATAATAAAGCAAATACAGATGTGTTTTATTTGCTTAATGCTCCCGGAATGAATGTGCAGTTAAGAAAAACTGGCTTTAGTTATGATTTTTATGAAACTGAACGACATATTAAAAAAGTAAATCATGTATCATTCTTGCCAACTGAAGATACTGTATCGTACACATATACTACTAAGCTGCACAGGGTAGACTTTGATTTTGAGAATGCAAATCCCGCAATGATTTTGACCGAACATGAAAAATCATCAGCTTACAACAATTATTATAATATGCCCTGGAAATCTAATGGGGTAGAGATGGTGTACAATTACAAAAAGGTAATATATAAAAATCTCTATAAGGGTATCGATCTGGTATTTTCAGTTCCGGATGATGCTGCCAAACCTGTAGAATATAATTTTGTAGTGCACAGTAACGGGAATATTAATGATATAAAGTTCAGAGTAAGGGGAGCAAAAAATACATTAGAGGGCGATAGGATCAAATTTAATGTGCGGTTTGGTGCTTTTGAAGAAACCATTCCGCTGAGCTGGACAGAGTCGGATACCGGGAACGAGGCGCTTAAAATAAACTACAGGCAAATATGTAAAAATGTTTACGGATTTAAATCAGAAAACAATCTTAAGGGCAAAAAAGTAATTATTGATCCTGTGCCCATACGTATGTGGGGTACCTATTTTGGAGGGTATGCTACTGCATTCCCTGCATATGTCGAAACTGATGCCTTAAATAATGTATATGTAAGCGGCTCTACAGCCAGTACCCAATTTGTAGCTACAGCGGGGGCTTTTCAATCTACTTATGTGGAGGGTAGTAGTAGCGGTTACGTTTCTAAACTATCACCCGACGGTGCGCAAATTTGGGGCACTTACTATTGTGTTGTTGGCAAATCAATTACTATTGATTCTGATTTAAATGTTATTTTTTGCGGTAAAACAAGTAACAGCTATCCTAACCTTGCCTCGCCCGGGGCCTATCAGACTTCTAAAAATACTTATGCCGATTGTTATGTGGTAAAACTTAATTCTTCAGGATTAAGGCTTTGGGGTACATATTATGGTGGAAATGGAAATGAAGAAGCAGGAAGTGTTTCAATTGTTACTGACAGCACTGATAATATCTATTTTGTGGGAAGTACTAACAGTACACAATATATGGCTACAGCCGGTACTTTTCAACCCAGATTTAATGGCGGAACTGATGGTTTTATCGTAAAGTTTTCGCCCTTTGGAGACCGTTTATGGGGTACTTATTTTGGAGGAAGCGAGGCAGATGGGTTAAATACTGTTAATATTTCTGATGACGACTTTTTATATGTTGCCGGCACGGCAAATAGCGGGGGACTTGGTACACCCGGTAGTTATAAATCGGACTGGGATGGGACAAATGAAATTTATATCGGAAAATTTGACACATCAGGAGCAAGGCTTTGGAGTACTTACGCCGGTGGTAGTGGATACGACTATATGCTTAGGGCAGCTTTACATGGCACACATCTTTATTTGCAGGGGCGAACAAGCAGTACTTCAAATATAGCCACGCCGGGGAGTTACTTTCCTTATTACATAGTGCCAGATAATAGAGTCGATTCAGAATTTGTTATGAGTTTTGATACGCAAAATCAATCTATGGCATGGGGCACTTATTTTAATAGCATGATAACCGGGCTTGCTGTAAACCAAAATGGCGAAGCCTTATTTTGTGGTGATGCGAGTGGTAATAGCAATATTGCGACACCAGATGCCTATATGCCTGTAAAAGGGATGTACTCAAAATCATTTTTGGTAAAGCTGGGCTCTGCCGGAGAACGTATTTGGGGCACTTATTATGGTGGTGATAAAGCTGAACAAAATTGCTATGTAGCTGTAGATACTGCCGGAGATATTTATATGCACGGCATAACAAACGGCAGCATGTCAGGCATTGCCACACCGGGCGCGCACCAAAGCGGTATTTCGCCAGTAAATGTCGGTGCAACCTATATAGTAAAATTCCGCGACTGTAATTCGTTTAGTACACTTTCATCAAACTCCCCGGTTTGTGTAGGGCGAAATATCAATCTTACTGCGCAGGGCGGATCAAATTATTTATGGACGGGCCCAGACGGCTTTACTTCAACGCAGCAAAACCCTGTTATACCGTCGGCCTCTGCTCTAAAAGCCGGAACGTATAGCTGCGCCATAAGCGGTACAGCAGGGTGTGATGCAACCCAAACCGTTGAAATAATTGTAGGTGATACTGCCCAACCCGTACCTACATTGCCCAACCTACCTCAATTAACCTCCGATTGTAGTATTACGGTATCGCAAATACCTACTGCCACAGATGGTTGTGACGGAATATTAAATGCAGTAACCATAGATCCTTTGTCTTACACCATAGCAGGAAATTATATCATAAACTGGAATTTTACCGATAGCTCGGGTAATAGTGTGACACAGCCCCAAAGCATCGTAGTCACCCCGCCCAATTTAACCATAGAGTCTAATGTAATGCTATACAGCTGTGCCGGGAATCCGTTTGACCTTACCGCAGCCCAAACACTGATTACCACACAGGCTGGTGTTATATTTGCCTATTATGATGATGCGGCTAAGGCACAGCAACAGATAGACCCAATAACAAGTCCAACTTCTTACACAGTTGCCGGCAGCGGACAGATTTTTGTGGTGGTTACTCTTCCAAATGGTTGCAAAGTACTTTCAAACATATCACTTAACTATAACCCGTTTCCTGTTATTCCTACATATGTATTAGAAAAATGTTTTGGCACAGGTGGTCAGGTTTATGACCTTAGTGAAGCGCTCCTGTTTATTGACCCTCGTAATGAACTTGAAGTAACTTTTTATGCTACAGCGGCCGATATGCTAAATAATATTCCAATACCTGATGCCGTTCATTTTACAACCACCACAGCTACATACCGCCTGTATGTTAAAGCAAAAAATACATGGGGCTGTACCGCTACCGGTACAATAGAGTTGAAGGCAGGCTACGCTACAGAAACCACACTGCCTGCTTACAAAGAATGCGAAGGTACCGATGCGGTTACTTTTGATCTTAGCCAGCAGCAGGCGGCCATTATAGCTACTTTGCCGGCAGGTAATTATGATGCTGGTTATTATAATGTATATGCCGATGCTATTAATGGAACATCTAACACTATTAGTCCAGTGCTAAACCTTACATTAACCGCAACTACGATATATTACAGGTTTAAAGCAATGGGCAGCTGCCCATACATATTTAAGCAGGAACTCAGTCTTATTCAAAATTCTGATTTCGTACTGGAGCCGGAGTATGGGTTTTGCGCTGGAGATTCAGTTACAATAACCCTGCCTGATGGTTTTTATATGTATAAATGGTCAAATGGCACAATAGGCCAAACTGCTGTTTTTACCGTGCCCGGCACTTATTCAGCCACCGTGTCTACTCTTACAGATGGTGTTATATGCGAATCAATACGGTATTTTATTATAAACCAATATAACGGCCCGAACATAAGTGAGGTGGTGACAGCTGACCTAACCGCGCAAAACAACACCATTACCGTACTGCCTTATAATGAAGATTATTTGTATTCATTAGACGATATTTCCTATCGGCAGGAAAATGTATTTACAGGCTTAGAAGCCGGTCTGTATACAGTATTTGTAAAAGATAAAGGCGAATGTGGCAAAATTTCTAAAATGATAGCCCTACTCGATTATCCTAAATACTTTACCCCAAATGCTGATGGGAAATTTGATTACTGGCATGTTAAGTTCGCAGGCTTTAATAAAGCGCTGATTACTATTTATGATCGTTATGGAAAGTTAATTACTACCCTTAAACAAAATGATAGAGGATGGGACGGTACTTATAATGGTTATGCCTTGCCTGCTACGGATTATTGGTTCATGCTGCAACAGGAAGGTAAGCCTGATTTTAAGGGGCATTTTTCGTTAATACGATAA
- a CDS encoding tyrosine-type recombinase/integrase, which produces MATVNYLYRSTKESANLILRLLYRHDNKDHVIGANTKCEVSKEYWNKYHNQKRIKDIDLFDKQAEIKSELKEVEKHVLKAFNATQTIDVNKKWLQTQIDNYYNPPAAPVSLPTELVKYMDIYIEYKRGELTETTIRKCNVIKQMVTRYQTDRDKALLISDVDTHFKKDYEDYCANNGYAPSTVARSVRFIKTVCRHAKFNGLETNHQLDGIKTKQYKTEIIYLTKAELETISETTGLTKSLENARDWLLISCYTGQRVSDFMRFTKDWIRYETNRQGEKKPLIEFTQVKTGKKMTIPLSKLVIDILQKRNGEFPRALSDQKYNAYIKEVCKAAGLNHEVYGSKKVETSPGSKLYRKDTGLFEKWELVSSHIGRRTFATNNYGIIPTSFLIYVTGHSTESMFLAYIGKSNKDIAMELTNYF; this is translated from the coding sequence ATGGCTACAGTTAACTACTTATACCGTTCTACAAAAGAAAGCGCAAATCTAATACTCAGATTGCTCTATAGGCACGACAATAAAGACCATGTTATAGGTGCTAATACCAAATGTGAAGTTTCAAAGGAATACTGGAATAAGTATCACAATCAGAAACGCATTAAAGATATTGACCTGTTCGATAAACAGGCTGAAATTAAGTCAGAATTAAAAGAAGTAGAAAAGCATGTATTGAAAGCATTTAATGCTACCCAAACGATCGACGTAAATAAAAAATGGCTTCAGACTCAAATAGACAACTATTATAATCCACCTGCTGCCCCAGTTAGTTTGCCGACAGAGTTAGTGAAATATATGGATATTTACATTGAGTATAAGCGTGGTGAGTTAACCGAAACTACGATAAGAAAATGTAATGTAATAAAGCAAATGGTAACGCGGTATCAAACTGACCGCGACAAAGCACTGCTTATTTCTGATGTAGATACACATTTTAAAAAGGATTATGAAGATTATTGTGCCAATAATGGATACGCTCCCAGCACAGTAGCTAGAAGCGTTCGCTTTATAAAAACGGTTTGCAGGCATGCAAAATTTAATGGACTAGAAACCAATCATCAGCTTGACGGCATAAAAACAAAACAGTATAAAACAGAAATCATATATCTAACGAAAGCCGAATTAGAAACAATTTCGGAAACTACAGGGTTAACAAAATCTCTGGAAAATGCACGCGATTGGCTACTTATAAGCTGTTATACAGGACAGCGCGTTTCAGACTTTATGCGTTTCACTAAAGACTGGATACGCTATGAAACGAATAGGCAAGGGGAAAAGAAACCTTTAATTGAATTTACACAGGTAAAAACAGGTAAAAAAATGACTATACCCTTATCAAAACTGGTAATTGATATATTACAAAAGCGAAATGGAGAATTCCCACGTGCTTTATCCGACCAAAAATATAATGCCTATATAAAGGAAGTATGTAAGGCAGCAGGGCTAAACCATGAAGTATACGGCAGTAAAAAAGTTGAAACATCTCCCGGAAGTAAACTTTACCGCAAAGACACAGGATTGTTTGAAAAATGGGAACTGGTAAGTTCGCATATAGGTAGGCGCACCTTTGCCACAAATAACTATGGTATTATACCAACATCTTTTTTAATATATGTAACCGGACATAGCACAGAATCTATGTTTTTGGCATATATTGGCAAGAGCAATAAAGACATTGCAATGGAGTTAACTAATTATTTTTAA
- a CDS encoding helix-turn-helix domain-containing protein has product MNNPFETIDKRLNSIEALLASLQQIPPIKMEEVDLLTREQACDLLKINSSTLWHWTNRGKVKAYGIANRRYYKKSELLECLKPLKK; this is encoded by the coding sequence ATGAATAATCCATTTGAAACGATTGACAAACGCCTTAATTCCATTGAGGCACTTCTGGCCAGCTTACAGCAAATACCCCCGATTAAGATGGAGGAGGTTGACCTACTGACCCGCGAACAGGCCTGCGACCTTCTTAAAATAAATAGTAGTACCTTATGGCACTGGACGAACCGAGGTAAGGTTAAAGCCTACGGGATTGCCAACAGGCGATACTACAAAAAAAGCGAGCTTTTAGAGTGTCTTAAACCATTAAAGAAGTAA
- a CDS encoding DNA primase family protein, whose translation MQEENIPVLSILAHLQNKIQPIKFASYFDDTAEINKLQKKHYLIPVVDNLLNVTNQENYSLCRKNEVVYLFNGEYWQQLDTPIFKDFLGEVALQSGTDKYDARFFQFKDDLLKQFMSDASLKEIHLPEKVLINLKNGTFEISEQNQELRGFNKSDFMTYQLPFSYDSSARCPKFTNFLNQVLPDKELQLVLAEYLGYIFIRNKVLKLEKVLILYGSGANGKSVLFEIINALVGKQNISVYSLQSLTDSKGYNRAMISHKLLNYATEINGKLDTAVFKQLCSGEPVEARLPYGMPLTIEDYARLIFNCNELPKEIEHTDAYFRRFLIIPFKITIPPEKQDKELATKIIEDELSGIFNWIIEGLQRLLANRNFTHSSIIENQVKKYRVENDSILMFLEEENYEKSILENIKLAALYLDYKIFCQTNGFIASAERAFSKKLDSLGYERKRTSLGYSIYIKKK comes from the coding sequence ATGCAAGAGGAAAATATACCAGTGCTAAGTATCCTTGCCCATCTACAAAATAAAATTCAGCCTATTAAGTTTGCAAGTTATTTTGACGACACAGCAGAGATCAACAAGCTTCAGAAAAAGCATTACCTTATACCAGTAGTTGATAATCTACTCAACGTAACAAACCAAGAAAACTATAGTCTATGTCGCAAAAATGAAGTGGTATATCTTTTTAATGGGGAATATTGGCAGCAGCTTGATACGCCAATATTTAAAGATTTTTTAGGGGAAGTAGCACTACAATCGGGAACGGATAAGTACGATGCTCGCTTTTTCCAGTTTAAGGACGATTTACTAAAACAGTTTATGTCAGATGCCTCTTTAAAAGAAATACACCTGCCAGAAAAGGTTTTGATAAATCTAAAAAACGGAACATTTGAGATTAGCGAACAGAACCAAGAGTTAAGAGGTTTTAATAAGTCCGATTTTATGACTTATCAGTTACCATTTTCTTACGACAGTTCTGCACGATGTCCAAAGTTTACTAATTTTTTAAATCAAGTTTTACCCGACAAAGAACTGCAATTGGTTTTGGCCGAGTACTTAGGATACATATTTATACGTAACAAAGTATTGAAGCTTGAAAAGGTTTTGATACTTTACGGTTCAGGGGCAAATGGCAAAAGTGTTTTGTTTGAAATTATAAATGCCTTAGTAGGTAAACAAAATATTTCTGTATACAGTTTGCAATCCTTAACGGACTCCAAAGGTTACAATAGAGCTATGATTTCACACAAACTATTAAATTATGCAACAGAGATAAATGGCAAACTCGATACGGCTGTCTTTAAGCAGTTATGTTCAGGAGAACCTGTGGAAGCCCGTCTGCCCTACGGTATGCCATTAACAATTGAAGACTACGCAAGATTAATCTTTAATTGTAATGAGCTACCAAAAGAGATTGAGCATACAGACGCATACTTTAGAAGGTTCCTAATAATACCGTTCAAAATTACTATACCTCCGGAAAAGCAAGATAAGGAATTGGCGACCAAGATTATTGAAGATGAGCTTTCAGGCATTTTTAATTGGATAATAGAAGGGCTTCAGAGGCTATTGGCAAACAGGAATTTTACGCATAGTAGTATTATTGAAAATCAGGTAAAAAAATACAGAGTAGAGAATGACAGTATATTAATGTTCCTTGAAGAAGAAAATTACGAAAAATCTATTTTAGAAAACATTAAACTGGCTGCATTATACCTTGATTATAAAATTTTTTGCCAAACAAATGGTTTTATAGCATCCGCTGAAAGAGCTTTTTCAAAAAAACTGGATAGCTTAGGTTACGAAAGAAAGCGAACAAGTTTGGGGTACTCGATTTATATCAAAAAAAAATAG
- a CDS encoding DUF1737 domain-containing protein, protein MKIKKYKLVREPQLIEFEKQLNKHLKEGWQLYGNLTLDTENYLYQSMILME, encoded by the coding sequence ATGAAAATTAAAAAATACAAGCTGGTTAGAGAGCCACAATTAATAGAATTTGAAAAACAGTTAAATAAACACCTGAAGGAAGGGTGGCAGTTATATGGTAATCTTACATTAGATACTGAAAACTACTTATATCAATCAATGATACTGATGGAATAG
- a CDS encoding DNA adenine methylase, producing the protein MLENISILKKKDPKPFLRWAGGKRWLKKELDLFVDIKNYEGYHEPFVGGGAILFHFQPTQAFISDTNKDLIDTYLAVKENPKSIVEILKGLKKDKDSYYEIRSKSFNDQFEKAAQFIYLNQFSFNGIYRVNSNGGYNVPYGYREKFNFDFDNIFYVSDYLQCVNITHCDFQDSLVNINEGSLIFLDPPYTIAHNQNGFIQYNQKIFSLDDQYRLDNAINQIKADGAYYILTNAAHKKVKEIFEKENDTIKEISRASVVGGRNSSRGQYSEYLFTNI; encoded by the coding sequence ATGCTTGAAAATATTTCTATTTTAAAAAAAAAAGATCCTAAACCTTTTTTGAGATGGGCTGGGGGAAAGAGGTGGCTTAAAAAGGAGTTAGACCTATTTGTGGATATAAAAAACTATGAAGGCTATCATGAGCCATTTGTTGGCGGTGGAGCTATATTATTTCATTTCCAGCCAACTCAAGCGTTCATTTCAGATACAAATAAAGATTTAATAGACACTTATTTGGCTGTAAAAGAAAATCCCAAGTCAATAGTAGAGATTTTGAAAGGTTTAAAAAAGGATAAAGACTCATATTATGAAATCAGATCTAAATCTTTTAATGACCAATTTGAAAAAGCTGCACAATTTATTTATCTAAATCAATTTTCCTTCAACGGCATATATAGAGTTAACTCCAATGGAGGATATAATGTGCCTTATGGATATAGAGAAAAGTTTAACTTCGATTTTGATAACATTTTCTATGTTAGTGATTATTTACAGTGTGTTAATATCACTCATTGTGATTTTCAAGACTCTCTTGTTAACATAAACGAAGGTAGTCTTATATTTCTCGATCCTCCATACACAATTGCACACAATCAAAACGGTTTTATTCAGTATAATCAAAAAATTTTCTCTCTAGATGATCAATATAGGCTTGATAATGCTATCAATCAAATAAAAGCCGATGGAGCATACTACATTCTTACCAATGCGGCTCATAAAAAAGTGAAGGAAATTTTTGAAAAAGAGAATGACACAATCAAAGAAATTTCACGAGCTAGTGTAGTGGGAGGTCGGAATTCTTCTAGGGGTCAATATTCAGAGTATTTATTTACAAACATATAA